In Acidobacteriota bacterium, a single genomic region encodes these proteins:
- a CDS encoding transglycosylase SLT domain-containing protein: protein MRFFSPPLALIFSLLLSTAPLAAYQSQSPFSLSEIADDFPAQGFETEIAFWTRVFTEWDEKHIIFHDMRDLGLIYHVQVMEKGIRHDDDEKERQREVLKEAREAWEDRLAEIGRWGTASPRLQPVHLDLIRRVRERGMEITPRTFRELSEQVRYQRGVRDKYLEGLIRSRRYLDRIEEIFQDHGLPKVLALMGHVESSFDFNAYSKVGAVGIWQFMRSTGRRYLRINRYIDERRDPIKATHAAARYISENHEKLGNWPFTVTAYNHGPYGMLRALKRHGNDFRQTVDHYQSRTFGFASRNFYPSFLAAIEVDRNYRRYFGEVEFDPPAAFDTIRLENGYHVSHLEKLSALDLEQLQSLNPHLTRYVWQRSRVLPAGVELHLPAGQGEKVEAALASFKPTSSPVTVAADGSMLYRVRSGNTLGSIARSFGTSIRSLMRWNGISNPHRIYAGQLLVVSPPSPLGEGIRSSTSGPSK, encoded by the coding sequence ATGCGTTTTTTCTCGCCGCCGCTGGCCCTGATTTTCTCCCTGCTCCTTTCCACGGCTCCGCTGGCCGCCTATCAATCCCAAAGTCCCTTTTCCTTAAGCGAGATCGCCGACGACTTTCCGGCTCAGGGGTTCGAGACCGAGATCGCCTTCTGGACCCGCGTCTTTACCGAGTGGGACGAGAAGCACATCATCTTTCACGACATGCGCGACCTGGGCCTGATCTATCACGTCCAGGTCATGGAGAAGGGCATCCGGCACGACGACGATGAGAAAGAACGCCAGCGCGAAGTTCTCAAGGAAGCCCGCGAAGCCTGGGAGGACCGGCTGGCCGAGATCGGACGGTGGGGCACCGCCTCGCCCCGCCTGCAACCCGTTCACCTCGACCTCATCCGGCGAGTGCGGGAACGGGGAATGGAAATCACTCCCCGCACCTTCCGGGAACTGAGCGAGCAGGTGCGCTACCAGCGGGGCGTTCGCGACAAGTACCTGGAAGGACTCATCCGTTCGCGCCGCTACCTCGACCGCATCGAAGAAATCTTCCAGGACCACGGGCTGCCCAAGGTGCTGGCGCTGATGGGACACGTCGAGTCCTCGTTCGACTTCAATGCCTACTCCAAGGTGGGAGCGGTGGGAATCTGGCAGTTCATGCGCTCGACCGGACGCCGCTACCTGCGCATCAACCGCTACATCGACGAACGCCGCGATCCCATCAAAGCCACCCACGCCGCCGCCCGCTACATCAGCGAAAACCACGAGAAGCTGGGGAACTGGCCCTTCACCGTGACGGCCTACAACCACGGCCCCTACGGCATGCTGCGGGCCCTGAAGCGCCACGGCAACGACTTCAGGCAAACCGTGGATCACTACCAGTCGCGCACCTTCGGCTTCGCCAGCCGCAACTTCTACCCCTCGTTCCTGGCCGCCATCGAGGTCGACCGCAACTATCGCCGCTACTTCGGCGAAGTCGAATTCGATCCTCCCGCCGCTTTCGACACCATCCGGCTCGAGAACGGATACCACGTCAGCCACCTTGAAAAGCTCTCCGCTCTCGACCTGGAGCAACTCCAGTCCCTCAACCCTCATCTGACCCGCTACGTCTGGCAGCGCAGCCGGGTCCTGCCGGCGGGCGTGGAACTGCACCTTCCCGCGGGACAGGGAGAGAAAGTGGAGGCGGCTTTGGCCTCCTTCAAGCCGACTTCCAGTCCGGTGACGGTGGCCGCCGACGGTTCCATGCTCTATCGCGTCCGCAGCGGCAACACCCTGGGGTCCATCGCCCGCAGCTTCGGCACCT
- a CDS encoding shikimate kinase, translating to MKEAGHLFLVGFMGCGKSTVGSLLARRLDRPFYDLDQRIVEGAGRSIEQIFEEDGEKAFRALESQALKDVAAHPPAVVALGGGAFCRACNRKVVQSSGVSLWLQVPFQEMQRRIEKEGGRPLAGDARRLQRLYRSRLPHYRQADLSVQTRGLTPSQVARAVLKALDQFDGC from the coding sequence ATGAAAGAAGCGGGACATCTCTTCCTGGTGGGATTCATGGGCTGCGGCAAGTCCACCGTCGGCTCCCTGCTGGCCCGCCGCCTGGACCGTCCTTTCTACGATCTCGACCAGCGGATCGTAGAGGGCGCCGGACGCAGCATCGAGCAGATCTTCGAAGAGGACGGAGAAAAGGCCTTCCGGGCCCTGGAATCTCAGGCGCTCAAGGATGTGGCCGCCCACCCGCCCGCCGTGGTCGCCTTGGGGGGCGGCGCCTTCTGCCGGGCCTGCAACCGAAAGGTGGTGCAGTCGTCGGGTGTGAGCCTGTGGCTGCAGGTTCCTTTCCAGGAAATGCAACGCCGCATCGAGAAGGAGGGCGGGCGTCCGCTGGCCGGCGATGCCCGCCGCCTGCAGCGTCTCTACCGGAGCCGCCTGCCCCACTACCGTCAGGCCGACTTGTCGGTGCAGACCAGAGGTCTGACCCCTTCCCAGGTTGCTCGAGCCGTCCTCAAAGCTCTCGACCAGTTTGACGGCTGTTGA
- the aroA gene encoding 3-phosphoshikimate 1-carboxyvinyltransferase, whose translation MRIQPAKSLQGTPRLPGDKSISHRYAILSAMARGTANLDNYSDADDCAASLECIEALGARVDQQGRSVRIESGGWEDWQAPQAPLQARNSGTLMRLLTGPLAGMPFPSSLEGDESLSQRPMERILRPLRLMGARIEGRPGGLPPLRIEGSALRGVRYSPPVASAQVKSCVLLAGLVADGFTEVVEQTSTRDHTERCLPVFGAEFTSEQGVLRVRGGQPLRAVDCTIPGDFSAAVFFIVAALVVPGSRLRIPNVGINPSRSGLLELLQQSGLEIGRSRHREHNGEPVCDLELSYQSAALERFPPLLRGRWIPNLIDEIPALAVLGTRLKSGFTVRDAEELRKKECDRIAAVVGNLQALGVECEEFPDGFHIPPGQPLQGGRVKSYGDHRIAMAFAVAGLIARQAVEIDDPACAAVSFPEFFDILQSLRG comes from the coding sequence AACCGCCAACCTCGACAACTACTCGGACGCCGACGACTGCGCGGCTTCCCTGGAGTGCATCGAAGCCTTGGGCGCCCGTGTCGATCAGCAGGGGCGCAGCGTCCGCATCGAGAGCGGCGGATGGGAGGATTGGCAAGCCCCCCAAGCTCCCTTGCAGGCCCGCAACAGCGGCACCTTGATGCGGCTCTTGACGGGGCCGCTGGCGGGGATGCCCTTCCCGTCCAGCCTGGAGGGCGACGAATCGCTCTCTCAGAGGCCCATGGAGCGCATCCTGCGTCCGCTGCGTCTGATGGGGGCGCGCATCGAGGGCCGTCCCGGAGGGCTGCCGCCGCTGCGCATCGAGGGAAGCGCGCTGCGGGGCGTGCGCTACAGTCCGCCGGTGGCCAGCGCCCAGGTCAAGAGCTGCGTCCTGCTGGCGGGATTGGTGGCGGACGGCTTCACCGAAGTGGTGGAGCAGACCTCGACGCGCGATCACACCGAACGCTGCCTGCCCGTTTTCGGGGCGGAATTCACATCCGAGCAGGGCGTGCTGCGGGTGCGGGGCGGACAGCCCCTGAGGGCAGTCGACTGCACCATCCCAGGCGACTTTTCGGCGGCCGTCTTCTTCATCGTGGCTGCCCTGGTCGTGCCCGGTTCCCGTCTGCGCATCCCCAATGTAGGCATCAACCCCTCGCGCAGCGGACTGCTGGAGCTGTTGCAGCAGTCCGGCCTGGAGATCGGCCGAAGCCGCCACCGCGAGCACAACGGAGAGCCGGTCTGCGACCTGGAACTCAGCTATCAGTCGGCCGCGCTGGAACGCTTCCCGCCTCTGCTCAGAGGACGCTGGATTCCCAACCTGATCGATGAGATTCCGGCCCTGGCCGTGCTGGGCACCCGTCTCAAGTCGGGTTTCACCGTGCGCGACGCCGAGGAACTGCGCAAAAAGGAGTGCGACCGCATTGCCGCCGTGGTCGGCAACCTGCAGGCCCTGGGGGTGGAATGCGAGGAGTTCCCGGACGGTTTTCACATCCCTCCCGGCCAGCCGCTTCAGGGCGGACGAGTGAAGAGCTACGGCGACCACCGCATCGCCATGGCCTTCGCCGTGGCCGGACTGATCGCCCGCCAAGCGGTGGAGATCGACGATCCCGCCTGCGCCGCCGTCTCTTTTCCCGAATTCTTCGATATCCTGCAAAGCCTGAGGGGTTGA